The Brevinematia bacterium genome includes the window TACCTTTTCAACTACTAACAGAGTATAGTCATCCTTGGGTGGAACCCCTTCGGAAAACTCTTCAATCTTATTCAAAATATGTGACAAAAGTCTTTTACCAAATAAACCTTTATCTACCGCATCCACAATTATTTTCTTGAATCTCTCCATTCCTATTTCCTCGTTCGCAAGATTCCTTCTCTCAATTATCCCATCTGTGTATAGAAAAATCTTGTCTCCATCTTCTAACTTTAAACTAGCAGAAGAACAAACATAAAGTCCTGGCTCTAGTATACCCACTATCGCACCATCAGTATCTGGAAACTCTTTAAACTCCCTTGAGAACTGATTATATAGTACTGGCTTATGGTGACCTCCCGAAGAAAAGGACATATTTCCTTCCTTATCAACTACGCCAGCAAATATGGTAAGATAATTAGCCATAATCTGCTCTTTTGTTCCGGTGTTTATTATTCTTATTCTCTGGTTTAACTCCTCGATTATTTCCCCAGGATCCTGCTTTTCGAAGCTTATGTTGAGTAAGAAGATCTTTAGCATAGTTGTTATTAAAGCAGCAGGTATTCCATGACCGGACACATCTGCAACATAGAACAGAAGTCTTCCTCCCGGAACAGGAAAAACGTCAAAAAAGTCTCCTCCTATCTTTTCCATAGGTTGTGAATATCCGAAAATAGTAAAGTCATTCCACCTGTATCCCCCATTAGGCATTATACCCTTTTGTATCCTACTAGCAAAATCTAACTCCATTTGTATCAGCCTATCCTTCTCCTTAAGCTTTTCATAAGCCTTTTGTAGCTCTTCAGTCCTCCGGGCTACTAGCTCCTCTAAATGCTCGCTATACTCCTTTATATTCTTTCTCATTTCGTTAAAAGTCATAGCAAGTAACCCAAGCTCATCGTTGGTTAAAACTTCAACGTTGTAGTCAAAGTTCTTTCTACCAAACTCAACAGCAGCATCCTTAAGTTTAAGGATAGGTGTTGAGAAGCTTTTTGCGAAAAACCAACTAAATACTATTCCAAGCCCTATCAATAACAAAACTATCAAAACCGAAATGATTATA containing:
- a CDS encoding SpoIIE family protein phosphatase; amino-acid sequence: IITDYSKIISSYKEISKVVSRLDSYRYGLTGDICISIVLHGGEQCIDVEVPVVIGDTPASYIRFGTTLRYLNEELVRNIIISVLIVLLLIGLGIVFSWFFAKSFSTPILKLKDAAVEFGRKNFDYNVEVLTNDELGLLAMTFNEMRKNIKEYSEHLEELVARRTEELQKAYEKLKEKDRLIQMELDFASRIQKGIMPNGGYRWNDFTIFGYSQPMEKIGGDFFDVFPVPGGRLLFYVADVSGHGIPAALITTMLKIFLLNISFEKQDPGEIIEELNQRIRIINTGTKEQIMANYLTIFAGVVDKEGNMSFSSGGHHKPVLYNQFSREFKEFPDTDGAIVGILEPGLYVCSSASLKLEDGDKIFLYTDGIIERRNLANEEIGMERFKKIIVDAVDKGLFGKRLLSHILNKIEEFSEGVPPKDDYTLLVVEKVKFSGVENKVKERRNI